A single window of Nitrospirota bacterium DNA harbors:
- the rpsH gene encoding 30S ribosomal protein S8 produces MMMTDPIADMLTRIRNANMIKTEKVDIPASKLKLEIIKVLKEEGLIKGYKVLKDKKQGILRVSLKYTPDEERVISGLKRISKSSRRVYVNKEKIPKVMGGIGIAILSTSKGILSDRACRREGVGGEVLCFVW; encoded by the coding sequence ATTATGATGACTGACCCAATTGCAGACATGCTTACAAGAATAAGAAATGCCAACATGATTAAAACTGAAAAGGTTGATATCCCTGCTTCAAAGTTAAAACTCGAAATAATAAAAGTTCTAAAAGAAGAGGGACTCATTAAGGGCTATAAAGTACTTAAAGATAAAAAACAGGGCATTCTCAGGGTATCTTTGAAATACACGCCTGATGAAGAAAGGGTTATATCGGGGCTTAAAAGAATTAGCAAGTCCAGCAGAAGGGTTTATGTAAACAAGGAGAAAATCCCGAAGGTGATGGGCGGTATTGGTATTGCGATATTATCGACCTCAAAAGGGATTCTCTCTGACAGGGCATGCAGGCGTG